Proteins from a genomic interval of Kribbella aluminosa:
- a CDS encoding type IV toxin-antitoxin system AbiEi family antitoxin domain-containing protein produces the protein MNRRLEVVAAGRGGWFTRPDALAAGYSDSQIRQRVRTGQWIRMGFNSYVDPRGWQADEPPWDRAVRLHRLTVRMARERLGDVVVSHQSAAMLHGLPVWGADLTKAHFTRLGSGQSRVGRSIQVHRGAIAADEVVELEGLELTRCERAIVETACTTSYEVGVVLADAALRMRLTTRDRLAAVVRRHRHWRGLPAAYTAVQFADGLSESVGESRLRVLMANHGLPKPEPQVVIRINWPDLDVPHDTAARLWRAMSVYAKGTGDKQLPIASPRRG, from the coding sequence ATGAACAGGAGATTGGAAGTGGTTGCGGCGGGGCGCGGCGGGTGGTTCACCCGGCCGGACGCGCTGGCCGCGGGGTACAGCGACAGTCAGATTCGGCAGCGGGTGCGGACGGGGCAGTGGATCAGGATGGGGTTCAACTCGTACGTCGACCCGCGCGGCTGGCAAGCCGACGAGCCCCCGTGGGATCGTGCCGTCCGGCTGCATCGGCTGACGGTGCGGATGGCGCGGGAGCGGCTCGGCGACGTGGTGGTCAGTCATCAGTCGGCGGCGATGCTCCACGGGCTGCCGGTCTGGGGCGCCGACCTGACGAAGGCGCACTTCACGCGCCTGGGGTCCGGGCAGTCGCGCGTCGGCCGGAGCATCCAGGTGCATCGGGGTGCGATCGCTGCCGACGAGGTCGTGGAGCTCGAGGGTCTGGAGCTCACGAGATGCGAGCGCGCGATCGTCGAGACGGCTTGCACGACGTCGTACGAGGTCGGCGTCGTCCTGGCTGACGCCGCGCTCAGGATGCGGTTGACGACCCGCGACAGACTTGCGGCCGTCGTACGGCGGCATCGGCACTGGCGTGGTCTACCGGCCGCGTACACCGCAGTGCAGTTTGCGGACGGGCTGAGCGAGTCGGTCGGCGAATCGCGTCTCCGCGTGCTGATGGCGAACCACGGCCTGCCGAAGCCCGAGCCGCAGGTCGTGATCCGCATCAACTGGCCCGACCTCGACGTACCCCACGACACCGCCGCCCGCCTCTGGCGAGCGATGTCGGTATACGCGAAGGGGACTGGCGATAAGCAATTGCCTATCGCCAGTCCCCGGCGGGGGTGA
- the guaD gene encoding guanine deaminase has translation MTLYRGTFIDTPENPFTGARLRVDSDAGLLVENGLIVARGPYLEIREAHPAEQVVDLRDGVVLPGFVDTHVHFPQIRAVGGLGLPLLEWLDRYALPEEARMADVGYATGVANEFVRGLAAAGTTSALVFGAHYADAVDALFNAASQVGLRITSGLVLSDRLLRPELLTTPVRAYAESLALANRWHGVGRNRYAVTPRFSLSCTDDLLATCRELMEAIPGALFTSHVNENEAEIATVADLFGGSDYVTTYDRHGLVDRRTVLAHNVHPTDVELKTLATSGATVAHCPTSNAALGSGLFPLTRHLQYGVRVALGSDVGAGTGFSLLKEGLQAYFCQQLLGDHGRPLTAAHLLYLATTAGAEALDLPQVGHLSVGHYFDAQLLRPAEGSPLAVAITHADDTEEALARIFTLGTPTDIQAVWINGDLLH, from the coding sequence ATGACTCTCTACCGTGGCACGTTCATCGACACCCCGGAGAACCCGTTCACGGGCGCCCGGCTGCGGGTCGACAGCGACGCCGGCCTGCTCGTCGAGAACGGGCTGATCGTTGCCCGCGGCCCGTACCTGGAGATCCGCGAGGCGCACCCCGCCGAGCAGGTCGTGGATCTCCGCGACGGCGTCGTACTCCCCGGGTTCGTCGACACCCACGTGCACTTCCCGCAGATCCGCGCGGTCGGCGGCCTCGGCCTGCCGCTCCTGGAGTGGCTCGACCGCTACGCCCTCCCCGAGGAGGCGCGGATGGCCGACGTCGGCTACGCGACCGGCGTCGCGAACGAGTTCGTCCGCGGCCTGGCAGCTGCCGGTACGACGTCCGCCCTGGTCTTCGGCGCGCACTACGCCGACGCTGTCGACGCGCTGTTCAACGCCGCCTCGCAGGTCGGGCTGCGGATCACCTCCGGCCTGGTCCTCAGCGACCGGCTGCTCCGGCCGGAGCTGCTCACCACCCCGGTCCGCGCGTACGCCGAATCGCTCGCCCTCGCGAACCGCTGGCACGGCGTCGGCCGCAACCGGTACGCCGTCACGCCGCGCTTCTCGCTGTCCTGCACCGACGACCTGCTCGCCACCTGCCGCGAACTCATGGAGGCGATCCCCGGCGCCCTGTTCACCTCGCACGTGAACGAGAACGAGGCCGAGATCGCGACGGTCGCCGACCTGTTCGGGGGCAGCGACTACGTGACGACGTACGACCGGCACGGCCTGGTGGACCGCCGTACCGTGCTCGCCCACAACGTGCACCCGACGGACGTCGAACTCAAAACCCTCGCGACCAGCGGCGCCACGGTCGCACACTGCCCGACGAGCAACGCGGCGCTCGGGAGCGGCCTGTTCCCGCTGACGCGACACCTGCAGTACGGCGTACGCGTGGCGCTCGGGTCGGACGTAGGCGCCGGCACCGGCTTCTCCCTGTTGAAGGAGGGTCTCCAGGCGTACTTCTGCCAGCAACTCCTGGGCGACCACGGCCGCCCGCTGACGGCAGCCCATCTCCTCTACCTGGCGACCACCGCCGGCGCCGAGGCCCTGGACCTCCCGCAGGTCGGTCACCTCTCCGTAGGCCACTACTTCGACGCCCAACTCCTCCGCCCCGCCGAGGGTTCCCCGCTGGCGGTCGCCATCACCCACGCCGACGACACCGAAGAAGCCCTCGCCCGAATCTTCACCCTAGGCACCCCCACCGACATCCAAGCCGTCTGGATCAACGGCGACCTCCTCCACTGA
- the xdhC gene encoding xanthine dehydrogenase accessory protein XdhC encodes MEWVKAVQRLRARREAGVLVTVLSVRGHAPREAGAKMVVAADNVWATVGGGNLEALAVERSREMIAQGIGSPEVLTAALSDKAPYQHGVQCCGGEVQLLLEPLPVVPSVAIFGVGHVGLELARILARHDIELHLVDSRADQLTTGRLGVLDDAVAQVHVHNVPVLPELVVGELPPGTHVVIMTHDHAEDAALCDAAIRNDQLATIGLIGSSAKWTRFQRKLADDGNPPEAIARITTPIGIPTVTGKEPAVIAVSTAAWLLERFTTERAPQQTTGEAAAASTSTAGAHAASAQSAARLPVPARSAERRPASAQRKATA; translated from the coding sequence ATGGAGTGGGTGAAAGCCGTTCAACGGCTGCGTGCTCGGCGGGAGGCCGGGGTTCTCGTGACCGTGCTGTCGGTTCGTGGACACGCTCCGCGCGAGGCCGGCGCGAAGATGGTTGTTGCTGCTGACAACGTCTGGGCGACTGTCGGCGGCGGAAACCTCGAGGCGCTGGCGGTGGAGCGTTCGCGGGAGATGATTGCTCAGGGCATCGGCAGTCCCGAGGTGCTGACCGCGGCGTTGTCCGACAAAGCGCCGTACCAGCACGGAGTTCAGTGTTGTGGTGGTGAGGTGCAGTTGTTGCTGGAGCCGTTGCCGGTGGTGCCGTCGGTCGCGATCTTCGGGGTCGGGCACGTGGGGCTCGAGCTGGCGCGGATCCTCGCGCGGCACGACATCGAGCTGCATCTCGTCGACTCCCGCGCCGACCAGCTGACGACCGGACGGCTCGGCGTGCTGGACGACGCGGTCGCGCAGGTCCACGTCCACAACGTCCCCGTACTCCCCGAGCTGGTCGTCGGCGAGCTGCCGCCCGGTACGCACGTCGTGATCATGACCCACGACCACGCCGAGGACGCCGCGCTCTGCGACGCCGCCATCCGGAACGACCAGCTCGCCACCATCGGGCTGATCGGGTCGAGCGCCAAGTGGACCCGCTTCCAGCGCAAACTCGCCGACGACGGCAACCCACCCGAGGCGATCGCCCGCATCACCACCCCGATCGGCATCCCGACCGTCACCGGCAAGGAACCGGCCGTGATCGCCGTCAGCACCGCCGCCTGGCTCCTCGAACGCTTCACCACCGAACGAGCACCACAACAGACCACCGGCGAGGCAGCTGCTGCCTCGACATCGACTGCCGGGGCGCACGCCGCTTCGGCGCAGTCTGCCGCGCGGCTTCCCGTGCCGGCTCGATCTGCCGAGCGTCGCCCCGCCTCGGCTCAGCGTAAGGCAACAGCATGA
- the xdhB gene encoding xanthine dehydrogenase molybdopterin binding subunit, which translates to MSSLSERPAAAVVGVPLPHESAALHVTGTALYTDDLVMRTRDVLHAFPVQSPHAHARVTALRVKPAYDVPGVVRVLTGDDVPGVNDAGVKHDEPLFPDEVMFNGHAVCWVLAETLEAARLGATAVEVEYEPLPSLVSVREAIAAGSFQGIGRHLERGDVTGALGEAAHVFSGEFEFAGQEHFYLETHAALALVDEYGQIFVQSSTQHPSETQEIVAHVLGLASHSVTVQCLRMGGGFGGKEMQPHGFAAIAALGATLTGRPVRLRLNRTQDMTMSGKRHGFHSAWTVGFSDDGRLVALDATITADGGWSLDLSEPVLARAMCHIDNAYEIPHVRVDGQIAKTNKTSQTAFRGFGGPQGMLVIEDILGRCAPLLGYDALDLRRRNFYQPGDSTPYGQPVRHADRLESCWSQVQSLGDVDQRVLEIAEFNAAHPYLKRGLAMTPVKFGISFNLTAFNQAGALVHVYKDGSVLINHGGTEMGQGLHTKMLQVAATTLGVPLERVRLAPTRTDKVPNTSATAASSGADLNGAAIKNACEQIRERLAQVAGGKLGISPHDVRFVDGVVRGLSGDGVGWNELVNLAYHQRVQLWAAGFYRTEGLHWDANAMRGEPFKYFAYGVAASEVEVDGFTGAYTLRRVDIVHDVGDSLSPLIDIGQIEGGFVQGAGWLTLEDLRWDSKTGRLSTQAASTYKLPSFSEMPEVFNVTLLEKAHEEGAVYGSKAVGEPPLMLAFSVREALRQAAAAFGPPGTSVDLPSPATPEAVYWAVERARGGTSWSG; encoded by the coding sequence ATGAGCTCGCTGTCCGAACGACCGGCCGCCGCGGTGGTCGGCGTACCACTGCCGCACGAGAGCGCCGCGCTGCACGTGACCGGAACCGCCTTGTACACGGACGATCTGGTGATGCGCACCCGCGACGTACTGCACGCGTTCCCGGTGCAGTCCCCGCATGCACACGCGCGGGTGACGGCGCTGCGGGTGAAGCCGGCGTACGACGTACCGGGCGTCGTCCGGGTGCTGACCGGAGACGACGTACCGGGGGTCAACGACGCGGGCGTGAAGCACGACGAGCCGCTCTTCCCGGACGAGGTGATGTTCAACGGGCACGCGGTGTGTTGGGTACTCGCGGAGACGCTGGAGGCCGCGCGGCTCGGGGCGACGGCTGTCGAGGTCGAGTACGAGCCGCTGCCGTCGCTGGTGAGCGTCCGCGAGGCGATCGCGGCGGGGAGCTTCCAGGGCATCGGGCGGCACCTGGAGCGCGGCGACGTGACCGGTGCGCTCGGCGAGGCTGCACACGTATTCAGTGGTGAGTTCGAGTTCGCCGGGCAGGAGCACTTCTACCTGGAGACACATGCGGCGTTGGCGTTGGTCGACGAGTACGGGCAGATCTTCGTGCAGTCGAGTACGCAGCATCCGTCGGAGACGCAGGAGATCGTCGCGCATGTGCTCGGGCTGGCCAGTCATTCGGTGACCGTGCAGTGCCTGCGGATGGGCGGCGGATTCGGCGGCAAGGAGATGCAGCCGCACGGGTTCGCGGCGATCGCGGCGCTCGGCGCCACGCTGACGGGACGGCCGGTGCGGTTGCGGCTGAACCGGACGCAGGACATGACGATGTCGGGCAAGCGGCACGGGTTCCACTCGGCCTGGACCGTTGGCTTCTCGGACGACGGTCGATTGGTCGCACTGGACGCGACGATCACCGCCGACGGCGGGTGGAGCCTCGACCTGTCGGAGCCGGTGCTGGCGCGGGCGATGTGCCACATCGACAACGCGTACGAGATCCCGCACGTCCGCGTGGACGGGCAGATCGCGAAGACCAACAAGACGTCGCAGACCGCGTTCCGCGGGTTCGGCGGGCCGCAGGGGATGCTGGTGATCGAGGACATCCTCGGACGGTGCGCCCCGCTGCTCGGGTACGACGCCCTGGACCTGCGGCGGCGGAACTTCTACCAGCCGGGCGACTCGACGCCGTACGGGCAGCCGGTGCGGCACGCGGACCGGCTCGAGTCCTGCTGGTCGCAGGTGCAGTCGCTTGGTGATGTGGACCAGCGGGTTCTGGAGATCGCGGAGTTCAACGCCGCGCATCCGTACCTGAAGCGTGGGTTGGCGATGACGCCGGTGAAGTTCGGGATCTCGTTCAACCTGACGGCGTTCAACCAGGCCGGTGCGCTGGTGCACGTCTACAAGGACGGGTCCGTGCTGATCAACCACGGCGGTACCGAGATGGGGCAGGGCCTGCACACGAAGATGCTGCAGGTCGCGGCGACCACGCTCGGCGTACCGCTGGAACGGGTCCGGCTGGCGCCGACCCGGACCGACAAGGTACCGAACACGTCCGCGACCGCGGCGTCGTCCGGCGCCGACCTGAACGGCGCGGCGATCAAGAACGCGTGCGAGCAGATCCGCGAGCGGTTGGCGCAGGTCGCCGGCGGGAAGCTCGGGATCAGCCCGCACGACGTGCGGTTCGTCGACGGTGTCGTCCGTGGACTCTCCGGGGACGGCGTGGGCTGGAACGAGCTGGTCAACCTCGCGTATCACCAGCGGGTGCAGCTGTGGGCGGCCGGGTTCTACCGGACCGAGGGGTTGCACTGGGACGCGAACGCGATGCGCGGCGAGCCGTTCAAGTACTTCGCGTACGGCGTCGCGGCGTCGGAGGTCGAGGTCGACGGATTCACCGGGGCGTACACGCTGCGCCGGGTCGACATCGTCCACGATGTCGGCGACAGCCTCAGCCCACTGATCGACATCGGCCAGATCGAGGGCGGTTTCGTCCAGGGCGCCGGGTGGTTGACGCTGGAGGACCTCCGCTGGGATTCGAAGACCGGCCGCCTCTCCACGCAGGCGGCGTCGACGTACAAGCTGCCGAGCTTCTCCGAGATGCCGGAAGTCTTCAACGTCACGCTCCTGGAGAAGGCCCACGAGGAAGGCGCCGTCTACGGCTCGAAGGCCGTCGGCGAACCCCCACTCATGCTTGCCTTCTCCGTCCGCGAAGCCCTGCGCCAGGCGGCAGCCGCCTTCGGCCCGCCGGGCACGAGCGTCGACCTGCCGTCCCCAGCTACACCCGAGGCGGTCTATTGGGCGGTCGAACGGGCGCGAGGAGGGACCTCATGGAGTGGGTGA
- a CDS encoding xanthine dehydrogenase small subunit, whose protein sequence is MTTQALRTPALTVNGEVTPLGDISVHTTVLDWLRNRGLTGAKEGCAEGECGACSVLVARPGTTTATEWIAVNACLLPVASLDGQEVITSEGLGSAADLHPVQKEMAVRGGSQCGYCTPGFICSMAAEYYRPGRACGEGDHEHGANGFDLHSLSGNLCRCTGYRPIRDAAYALDEPADDDALAVRRESAPPAPATTGMVSPEGEFIRPASLDHALAVLRERDDAVVVAGSTDLGVQVNIFGSRPPLTIAIDRLEELREFSFGSGEVRLGAALTLTEIERRLDGRVPLLAQLFPQFASRLIRNGATIGGNLGTGSPIGDTPPALLALDATLVLASGRGERVVRLAEYFTGYRQTVKAPDELIKTIVVPLPLAPVTAFHKIAKRRFDDISSVAIGYALTVADGTVQDAKIGLGGVAATPLRASATEAALIGLPWNETTVRTAAAVMAGEGTPMDDHRASSSYRSAMLGQSLLRFYHQEVSA, encoded by the coding sequence ATGACCACCCAAGCCCTGCGTACTCCCGCCCTGACCGTGAACGGAGAGGTCACCCCTCTGGGCGACATCTCCGTTCACACCACGGTCCTCGACTGGCTCCGCAACCGCGGCCTGACCGGCGCCAAGGAGGGCTGCGCCGAGGGCGAGTGCGGCGCCTGCTCGGTGCTGGTCGCCCGCCCTGGTACGACGACCGCCACCGAGTGGATCGCCGTCAACGCGTGCCTGCTCCCGGTCGCCTCACTGGACGGTCAGGAAGTCATCACCTCCGAGGGGCTGGGGTCCGCCGCCGACCTGCACCCGGTGCAGAAGGAGATGGCGGTCCGCGGCGGCTCCCAGTGCGGCTACTGCACCCCGGGCTTCATCTGCAGCATGGCGGCGGAGTACTACCGCCCCGGCCGCGCGTGTGGTGAGGGTGATCATGAGCACGGGGCGAACGGGTTCGACCTGCACTCGTTGAGCGGGAACTTGTGCCGGTGTACGGGGTATCGGCCGATCCGGGATGCTGCATATGCGCTGGACGAGCCGGCCGACGACGACGCGCTCGCCGTACGGCGGGAATCGGCGCCGCCCGCGCCCGCCACCACCGGGATGGTCTCCCCGGAGGGCGAGTTCATCCGCCCGGCGTCGCTGGACCACGCACTCGCCGTACTGCGTGAGCGGGACGATGCGGTGGTGGTGGCCGGTTCGACCGACCTCGGCGTACAGGTGAACATCTTCGGGTCGCGGCCGCCGTTGACGATCGCGATCGACCGGCTGGAGGAGTTGCGGGAGTTCAGTTTCGGGTCCGGCGAGGTACGGCTCGGGGCGGCGTTGACGCTGACGGAGATCGAGCGGCGGTTGGACGGGCGGGTGCCGTTGCTCGCCCAGCTGTTTCCGCAGTTCGCGTCGCGGTTGATCCGGAACGGGGCGACGATCGGCGGGAACCTGGGGACCGGATCACCGATCGGAGATACACCACCCGCACTCCTGGCACTGGATGCCACGCTGGTTCTGGCGTCGGGGCGCGGGGAGCGAGTGGTGCGGTTGGCCGAGTACTTCACCGGTTACCGGCAGACTGTGAAGGCGCCTGACGAGCTGATCAAGACGATCGTGGTTCCGTTGCCTTTGGCACCGGTTACTGCTTTTCACAAGATCGCCAAGCGGCGCTTCGACGACATCTCCAGCGTCGCGATCGGGTACGCCCTGACCGTTGCCGACGGCACCGTTCAGGACGCGAAGATCGGATTGGGCGGCGTCGCCGCGACCCCGTTGCGTGCGAGCGCGACCGAAGCAGCGCTCATCGGTCTGCCGTGGAACGAAACGACCGTCCGGACGGCCGCCGCGGTGATGGCGGGTGAGGGTACGCCGATGGACGACCACCGGGCGAGCTCGTCGTACCGCTCCGCGATGCTCGGCCAATCGCTACTGCGCTTCTACCACCAGGAGGTGAGCGCATGA
- the uraD gene encoding 2-oxo-4-hydroxy-4-carboxy-5-ureidoimidazoline decarboxylase, with the protein MKANLRPSRHPVDQVLPPGKLAVYGTQHVLAFYAGAVIVPILLASAIGLNTQQLIHLINADLFTCGIASIIQSVGFWKVGVRLPLLQGVTFTAVSPMIAIGLAAGGGTNGLLVIYGAVLVAGLATFFIAPYFSKLIRFFPPVVTGSVITIIGLALLPVAAGDAVGGAGPTAAPTSGKNMVYALGTLALIVLIQRVFKGFMATIAVLVGLVAGTLVAWAFGDAHFGAVHDAAWVGVTQPFYFGWPKFSVAAIISMVVVMLITAVETTGDVFATGEIVEKRISRDDIARALRADGLATTIGGVFNSFPYTCFAENVGLVRLTRIRSRWVVATAGAIMILIGLLPKAGAIVAGVPHPVLGGAALAMFATVAVVGFQTLAKVDFHDHRNVVIVATSVGLAMYVTAQPQVAQAVPHWAQIIFGSGITLGSLTAIFLNILFHHVGKNFGPAVAGQPGDTVRLDQVNTMTQAEFVDTFGELFQGPRWAVERAWEMRPYADTHALRRSFQEALFSGSRDEQVELIQAYPQLGSQFVADGLSGEASLRDQSDKGLTFLGDPERDELTAITSAYEERFGFPLVISVRDAESYERILEQGRERLGNCENQEHAAALLEIAKIAGYRFDDFVSDANPIHSARTRWSSNR; encoded by the coding sequence ATGAAGGCAAACCTGCGGCCCAGCCGCCACCCAGTCGACCAGGTGCTACCCCCTGGCAAGCTCGCGGTGTACGGCACGCAGCACGTGCTGGCGTTCTACGCCGGGGCGGTGATCGTACCGATCCTGCTCGCCAGCGCGATCGGGCTGAACACGCAACAGCTGATCCACCTGATCAACGCGGACCTCTTCACCTGCGGGATCGCCTCGATCATCCAGTCCGTCGGGTTCTGGAAGGTCGGCGTCCGGCTGCCGCTGCTGCAGGGCGTCACGTTCACGGCGGTCTCGCCGATGATCGCGATCGGGCTCGCGGCCGGTGGCGGCACCAACGGTCTGCTGGTGATCTACGGCGCCGTCCTGGTCGCCGGGCTGGCCACGTTCTTCATCGCGCCGTACTTCAGCAAGCTGATCCGGTTCTTCCCGCCAGTGGTGACCGGCTCGGTGATCACGATCATCGGTCTGGCGCTGCTGCCGGTCGCGGCCGGGGACGCCGTCGGCGGGGCGGGACCGACGGCGGCACCGACCAGCGGCAAGAACATGGTGTACGCACTCGGCACGCTGGCGCTGATCGTGCTGATCCAGCGCGTGTTCAAGGGGTTCATGGCGACCATCGCCGTACTGGTCGGGCTGGTCGCCGGCACGCTGGTGGCCTGGGCGTTCGGCGACGCGCACTTCGGCGCCGTCCACGACGCGGCCTGGGTCGGCGTCACGCAGCCGTTCTACTTCGGCTGGCCGAAGTTCTCGGTCGCGGCGATCATCTCGATGGTCGTGGTCATGCTGATCACCGCGGTCGAGACCACCGGTGACGTGTTCGCGACCGGTGAGATCGTCGAGAAGCGGATCAGCCGCGACGACATCGCCCGGGCGCTGCGCGCCGACGGACTGGCGACCACGATCGGCGGCGTCTTCAACTCGTTCCCGTACACCTGCTTCGCGGAGAACGTCGGCCTGGTCCGGCTGACCCGGATCCGCAGCCGCTGGGTGGTCGCCACCGCCGGGGCGATCATGATCCTGATCGGGCTGCTGCCGAAGGCCGGCGCGATCGTGGCCGGCGTACCGCATCCGGTGCTCGGCGGCGCGGCGCTGGCGATGTTCGCGACGGTGGCGGTGGTCGGGTTCCAGACGCTGGCGAAGGTCGACTTCCACGACCACCGGAACGTGGTGATCGTCGCGACCAGCGTCGGGCTGGCGATGTACGTGACCGCCCAGCCGCAGGTCGCGCAGGCGGTGCCGCACTGGGCCCAGATCATCTTCGGCAGCGGCATCACGCTCGGCAGCCTGACCGCGATCTTCCTGAACATCCTGTTCCACCACGTCGGCAAGAACTTCGGCCCGGCGGTCGCCGGGCAGCCCGGCGACACGGTCCGGCTGGACCAGGTGAACACGATGACGCAGGCGGAGTTCGTGGACACGTTCGGCGAGCTGTTCCAGGGACCGCGCTGGGCCGTCGAGCGGGCCTGGGAGATGCGCCCGTACGCCGACACGCACGCGCTGCGGCGGTCGTTCCAGGAGGCCTTGTTCTCCGGGTCCCGCGACGAGCAGGTGGAGCTGATCCAGGCGTACCCGCAGCTCGGGTCGCAGTTCGTCGCCGACGGGTTGAGCGGCGAAGCCTCGCTGCGCGACCAGTCCGACAAGGGGCTGACGTTCCTCGGCGATCCCGAGCGGGACGAGCTGACCGCGATCACGTCGGCGTACGAGGAACGGTTCGGGTTCCCGCTGGTGATCTCGGTGCGGGACGCCGAGTCGTACGAACGGATCCTCGAGCAGGGCCGCGAACGGCTCGGGAACTGCGAGAACCAGGAGCACGCGGCCGCCCTGCTCGAGATCGCGAAGATCGCCGGCTACCGGTTCGACGACTTCGTGTCCGACGCCAACCCGATCCACAGCGCCCGCACCCGATGGAGCAGCAACAGATGA
- a CDS encoding PucR family transcriptional regulator encodes MLLTELLDAPELGLRLLYSAGGVLDRPIGRLVTTDLLDPGRYLNGGEVVLTGLVWRRRPMDSEVFVASMAGRGATTILAGKAQLGDVPADLIEACRRHEVTLIEVPVEIAFADITEYAAAAGSAETGARLSASLVRQRQLLSSIAAGRSLDELAARISAEIGHDCRVLTATGRHVVPGPSELDAETVDAVTRRFLATDRMPAVAAAPEVTPYSLFPIGSGFGNRLTAWFLVIDGDYTTWTRDHVEAVHELCAIAALDRARRDEGRRALRPLVADALALVESGAAQAEVAARLRQAGAHSERPLVVAVAGLRDDGPAEVALTLLEDVALTVGPAVVAPGRDGLLVAFLPFTPELPEHLRRAFGRLAPGLNRAHLAVGISGETSIDALAGALEEARFAQRAAGAARAPVSVVTSDEVASHILLLATLPDDVRRTYTNRVLGAVLDHDRRTHADLLMTLQAFLACSCSWTRTAESLHLHVNTVRYRIERVEQLTGRDLSTLEDRVDVFLALKSL; translated from the coding sequence GTGCTGCTCACCGAACTGCTGGACGCGCCCGAGCTCGGGTTGCGGCTGCTGTACTCCGCGGGCGGCGTACTGGATCGGCCGATCGGGCGGCTGGTGACGACCGATCTGCTGGATCCCGGGCGGTACCTGAACGGTGGGGAAGTGGTCCTCACCGGGTTGGTCTGGCGGCGGCGGCCGATGGACAGCGAGGTGTTCGTCGCCTCGATGGCGGGCCGCGGCGCCACCACGATCCTGGCCGGGAAGGCGCAGTTGGGGGACGTGCCAGCCGATCTGATCGAGGCGTGCCGGCGGCACGAGGTGACGCTGATCGAGGTACCGGTCGAGATCGCGTTCGCGGACATCACCGAGTACGCCGCGGCGGCGGGATCGGCCGAGACCGGGGCACGGTTGTCGGCGAGCCTGGTCCGCCAGCGGCAACTGCTGTCGTCGATCGCCGCCGGGCGCAGCCTCGACGAGCTCGCGGCGCGGATCTCCGCCGAGATCGGGCACGACTGCCGGGTGCTGACCGCGACCGGGCGGCACGTCGTGCCCGGGCCGAGCGAGCTCGACGCCGAGACGGTCGACGCGGTGACCCGGCGATTCCTGGCCACCGACCGGATGCCCGCGGTGGCGGCCGCGCCCGAGGTGACGCCGTACAGCCTGTTCCCGATCGGATCGGGGTTCGGCAACCGGTTGACCGCCTGGTTCCTGGTGATCGACGGCGACTACACCACCTGGACCCGCGATCACGTCGAGGCGGTGCACGAACTCTGCGCGATCGCCGCGCTGGACCGCGCCCGCCGCGACGAGGGACGGCGCGCGCTCCGGCCGCTGGTCGCCGACGCCCTCGCCCTCGTCGAGTCCGGTGCCGCCCAGGCCGAGGTCGCCGCGCGCCTGCGCCAGGCGGGTGCGCACTCGGAGCGCCCGCTGGTCGTCGCGGTCGCCGGCCTCCGCGACGACGGTCCTGCCGAGGTCGCGCTGACGTTGCTGGAGGATGTCGCGCTGACGGTCGGTCCGGCCGTCGTCGCGCCCGGCCGGGACGGGCTGCTGGTCGCCTTCCTGCCCTTCACGCCGGAGCTCCCGGAGCACCTCCGGCGCGCCTTCGGGCGGCTCGCTCCAGGGCTGAATCGGGCACATCTCGCGGTCGGGATCAGCGGCGAGACGTCGATCGACGCGCTCGCCGGCGCGCTCGAGGAGGCCCGGTTCGCCCAGCGTGCGGCCGGCGCGGCCCGCGCACCGGTCTCGGTCGTCACGTCGGACGAGGTCGCCTCACACATCCTCCTGCTCGCCACGCTGCCCGACGACGTACGGCGTACGTACACGAACCGCGTCCTCGGGGCGGTCCTCGACCACGACCGACGTACCCATGCGGACCTGCTCATGACGCTGCAGGCCTTCCTCGCCTGCTCGTGTTCGTGGACGCGTACGGCGGAGTCGCTGCACCTGCACGTCAACACCGTTCGCTACCGGATCGAACGCGTTGAGCAACTGACCGGACGCGATCTGTCGACCCTCGAGGACCGGGTGGACGTGTTCCTCGCCCTCAAATCGCTGTAG